In Candidatus Hydrogenedentota bacterium, the genomic window TTGGACAGCGCCACTTTAGAGAGTGATAGCACGGTTAAGTTCTTTGTTGCTGGGTACTTATGTTGAATCGAAGAGTTCGTATTTGAAGGGCGAGCGAAAAAGACGATCCTCCTGCTTCGTTTGGCAAGTCGCAAGGACTGCACAGGAGGACCGTCAAGGATGACATTAGAACAGATTTCGGCACTCGGACGGAAGCTGACTTTGTTTCTCGCGTTGTTCGCCGATTGTTTTGGGCGACGCGAGGGGCGGGGATTGCTGCGGGTTTATGTGAAGGGGCAGTTGTCGAATTTGCACCGCAAGACGGCCGAAGCCATCGCCTTGGGGTTCCGCGCGGCGCCGCGGACGTTGCAGCGCTTTCTCGAATCGATCCAGTGGGATGAAGAACGACTCCGCGACCGCTGCCAGCAGATCGTCGCTCGCGACCACGCGCACGCCGAGGCCATCGGCTGCGTCGACGAGTCGGGCACGGCCAAGAGCGGCAAAGAGACCGTGGGCGTTGGCCGGCAATACAACGGCAACCGCGGCAAGATCGACAACTGCGTGGTGGGCGTGCATCTCAGCTACGCGGCGGCCGGCTTTCAAGTGTTGCTCGACAGCGCGGTGTACTTGCCCGAAGACTTTGCGAACGATCCCGCGCGCCGAAAAAAACTTACGTGCCCGAGGAGATCGCGTTCCGCACCAAGCCGCAGATCGCGGTGGAGTTGATCGACCGCGCGTTGCACAACGGCGTGCGGGTTTCGGCCTGGACCTTCGACGAGTTTTACGGCCGCGACGGGAAGTTTCTCGGCGCGCTGGAAGATCGCCAGCAGGTGTTCGTGGGCGAGATTCCCGTCGACTTTCACGGCTGGGTGAACAAGCCCGCCGTACTCCGCCGAGAGCCGAGAAACGCGGGAAAACGCGGGCGGCGCAAGGAGTATCCGCGGGTGGCGCGTCGCGCGGCTTCCAGCGAAGTCAGCGCGCTGTTGCGTTACTCACCCGTGTTCCGCGAGCAGAAGTGGCAGCGATACCGCATCAAAGACACCGATAAAGGTCCGGAGGTGTGGGAAGTGAAGTGGGCCGTGTTCTGGCGGAAGGACCAGCGCGGCTTGCCGACGCGGCGGCATTGTCTGATCGCGGCCCGCAGCGTGCTGACCGGCGAGGTGAAATATTTTCTGAGCAATCGCGTACCGGACGAA contains:
- a CDS encoding transposase encodes the protein MTLEQISALGRKLTLFLALFADCFGRREGRGLLRVYVKGQLSNLHRKTAEAIALGFRAAPRTLQRFLESIQWDEERLRDRCQQIVARDHAHAEAIGCVDESGTAKSGKETVGVGRQYNGNRGKIDNCVVGVHLSYAAAGFQVLLDSAVYLPEDFANDPARRKKLTCPRRSRSAPSRRSRWS
- a CDS encoding transposase, which encodes MPEEIAFRTKPQIAVELIDRALHNGVRVSAWTFDEFYGRDGKFLGALEDRQQVFVGEIPVDFHGWVNKPAVLRREPRNAGKRGRRKEYPRVARRAASSEVSALLRYSPVFREQKWQRYRIKDTDKGPEVWEVKWAVFWRKDQRGLPTRRHCLIAARSVLTGEVKYFLSNRVPDEINPVTGQYITLRFLLRVAFGRSSIESCFREAKEELGLDHYEVRGWRCVHRHFYVTQLSHLFCARVRQENDASSADKLDRITIEQVRSAMDVWLDAADLPPAARRQRYEQELQKQQYHQRRNKQARASHTRTRLAQLQALGVDVSHLKSCIPET